A window of Aricia agestis chromosome 3, ilAriAges1.1, whole genome shotgun sequence contains these coding sequences:
- the LOC121725644 gene encoding ran-binding proteins 9/10 homolog isoform X2, whose translation MYTFIQIALSLIVLVVLITALSVCVCGCKNSNQKASTQNSQRSLPEIPHPVGRHDSGDTASEIYATVNLDEGNKVAATTSVARPYEHEYAKLQNDSHNVTVEITPDESSEVGNQIDEREAVPSAAESVLIPASVAISGQLASSAELPYITPPSPRPAPDPVHFSGDSTDSAKGYTSISVREPLSNIRAQSGRARTTHYATVSDDSDEMYAAIEEASVGEGSDTYAQIAPEPRRRDAPAHSPHVLHAEVTHHARRSAPPEIGASTSNSNHSRQASMSSCSNSTGALGSPKPEKRQANSPLPPPPQATTHAHASHASHTSHASHTSHASHTSHSSHAPHSSHTTHATHTTSNSGTHTSYAASHATQNTQRHHRMSSTGDLHFNHDKLRRSLNEKHQRNNSCVSSSDFYGCNYPVEKHRFSSGDLIRPLVAKELNFDIDQKDAADNLYNSIDGPQSYSDYSSAEPPTSLTSEHRSSESPSRNVEEMYAKVMKKVRAKEEARKSRDVSDAPATLKLRGDDPGYETIDRKQISNHGYETIARKDRKPSDRDPGYETVKEVNKTQNLTNNNLLKLNNLADSGPNSIISSDAGYEKIAKADNNASDSDPNYEVLRNEPPTPPYATIAPDYKVQPTYSVVNKRFGKPSWPANNNDESTDPNYESMSNDPLYTTGSESDPNYESVRPKDPNYESVNNQDPNYESLRCKDPNYESVRSKDSKYDSVRSKKDPNYESVKYFELSRKEPPYEKVNNDIGGSGVDRSDSSAGYEKINVPSSADARSSINNGADATVSDYFQV comes from the exons GGAACAAGGTTGCGGCTACGACGTCGGTCGCTCGGCCCTACGAGCATGAATACGCGAAGCTGCAGAATGATAGCCACAATGT GACGGTGGAAATAACTCCGGACGAGAGCTCAGAAGTTGGAAACCAGATCGACGAGCGAGAGGCTGTGCCGTCAGCCGCTG AGTCGGTGCTGATCCCGGCGTCGGTGGCGATCAGCGGTCAGCTGGCATCGAGCGCGGAGCTGCCATACATCACCCCGCCCtccccgcgccccgcccccgACCCCGTGCACTTCAGCGGCGACTCCACGGACTCCGCGA AGGGCTACACCAGTATTTCTGTACGCGAGCCGCTAAGCAATATCCGCGCGCAGAGCGGTCGCGCTCGCACGACGCACTATGCCACAGTGTCCGATGACTCCG ATGAGATGTATGCGGCGATAGAGGAGGCGAGCGTGGGCGAGGGTTCGGACACGTACGCGCAGATCGCGCCCGAGCCGCGCCGCCGCGACGCGCCCGCACACTCGCCGCACGTGCTCCATGCTGAAGTTACACACCACGCCAg GAGAAGCGCACCACCCGAGATCGGGGCATCGACTTCAAATTCGAATCACTCGCGACAAG cgTCAATGTCCTCATGTTCTAATTCGACCGGCGCGCTGGGCTCACCGAAACCTGAGAAACGACAAGCAAATTCGCCGCTGCCGCCACCGCCGCAAGCGACAACTCATGCACACGCATCTCACGCATCCCACACGTCCCACGCCTCCCACACGTCCCATGCATCCCACACGTCCCACTCATCCCACGCTCCGCATTCTTCTCATACTACACATGCGACGCACACTACCTCAAACTCCGGAACCCACACGTCTTATGCTGCGTCACATGCGACGCAAAATACTCAAAGACACCATCGGATGTCGAGCACAG GTGATCTCCATTTCAACCACGACAAGTTGCGTCGCAGTCTCAACGAGAAACACCAGCGGAACAACAGCTGCGTCAGCTCGTCCGATTTCTACGGGTGCAACTACCCCGTCGAGAAGCACAGGTTCAGCTCGGGCGATCTCATCAGACCACTAGTCGCCAAGGAGCTGAACTTCGACATCGACCAGAAGGACGCGGCCGATAATCTGTACAACTCTATCGACGGCCCCCAAAGCTATAGCGACTACTCCTCCGCGGAACCCCCCACCAGCCTCACCTCCGAGCACAGATCTTCGGAGAGCCCCTCCCGAAACGTCGAGGAGATGTACGCCAAGGTCATGAAGAAGGTCCGCGCGAAGGAGGAGGCAAGGAAGTCCAGGGACGTCAGTGACGCCCCCGCGACCTTGAAGCTGCGAGGCGACGACCCCGGCTACGAGACCATCGACCGCAAACAGATCTCCAACCACGGGTATGAGACCATCGCGCGCAAGGACAGAAAACCCTCCGACCGGGACCCCGGCTACGAAACCGTCAAGGAAGTCAATAAAACGCAAAACCTGACGAACAATAACCTGCTGAAGTTGAACAATTTGGCGGACAGCGGACCCAACAGTATTATAAGCAGCGACGCCGGCTACGAGAAGATTGCGAAGGCCGACAACAACGCCTCGGACTCGGACCCCAACTACGAGGTGCTGAGGAACGAGCCCCCGACCCCACCGTACGCGACCATCGCCCCGGACTACAAGGTCCAGCCGACCTACTCCGTGGTCAACAAGAGGTTCGGCAAGCCGAGCTGGCCCGCCAACAACAACGACGAGTCCACGGATCCCAACTACGAGTCCATGTCTAACGATCCCTTGTATACCACCGGCAGCGAGTCCGACCCCAACTACGAGTCCGTGCGACCCAAGGACCCGAACTACGAGAGCGTCAACAACCAGGACCCGAACTACGAGTCCCTGCGCTGCAAGGATCCCAATTACGAGTCCGTGCGGTCGAAAGATTCGAAGTACGACTCGGTTAGATCGAAAAAAGATCCGAACTACGAGAGCGTCAAATATTTTGAGTTGTCGAGAAAGGAGCCGCCCTACGAGAAAGTCAATAACgatatcggaggttccggggtcGACAGATCGGATTCCTCAGCCGGCTACGAGAAGATTAACGTTCCCAGTAGTGCAGACGCCAGGAGCAGTATTAACAACGGTGCGGATGCCACCGTCAGTGACTATTTTCAAGTTTAA